The sequence below is a genomic window from Uranotaenia lowii strain MFRU-FL chromosome 2, ASM2978415v1, whole genome shotgun sequence.
CCATCTCGGACTCGGAAGCCATCCAGAAGTACAACGACTACAAGCTGGAATTCAAGCGGCAACAGTTGAACGAATTCTTTGTGGCACACAAAGATGAGGAATGGTGAGAATCGAGACCTCGTTAGCGGGTctttatgtttgtttgttttttctagGCCCCTGGAGATGGATCTTTTCAGATGTGGACACTTTTTTGCATTCAATAGCCGAGTGTATATCTTAATAATTGATTCTTCTCCTTAACAGCACTAGAATGGGACAGCCGTGGCCGGGTTCTGTTGTTCCGAATCCCAGGTCCAATGCTGTCGAATGTTGTTCTAGAAGCGAACCCAATCACATCAACAATCGATCACTAGCGATGCTACTGCTTTCTCCTGATTGCGGTGCTCCGGCTGGTGGTTAGAGTTATAGGCCAACGCTCAGCTTAGAGAAACTTTAGTTAGGCTACCCCCCCtcaatttgaatctgaatcacaACCGCGAATTACTTTAACTCGAACAAGTGCCCCTCGCGCGTAAACCATCTTGGCTAGGGACTTTTGCGTTTGCGTTGAGCTTCCGGCGAGCAATGCCGGGAGCTCTTTTCGGGATGCGAGATTATAGCTTAGGttattttttcgaacatttttacCGGGTACGTTTGAATGAACTGTGTGCGAAAAAGAGAGAGGTATATTATGTATTTCCTAACTAATGGTTACAATCAATCGATTCATTGATAtgtgatacaattttttttgaaaataacttgAATGGTTAGTCAGCAATTGTTTGCAGTCTCTATTCGGCACTTTGATTACTGCCGGATACTTGTTTAGAAATTCCTCTCATTcttgatttgtaaatttttcaaatgatgtttctaatctttgattttttttcggcttttCCATGTTCTTAAAACTTTCTCTAAACTCATAGGTTCAAGATCAAGTACCATCCGGAGGAATCGTTGAAGCGAAAAGAAGAACAGCAAGGATTTTTGAAGGTTAGTTTGTGTTGAATCATGAACGCAATTCTTGCAATCTTATGAATGATTTATTTCCTTCCATTCCAGCACCGGTGCGATGTGTTCGTGGATCTGCTGGATAGTGGCGAAATCACCAAGATATCGGTGGATACGAGCAACTCGGATGCCCTGCTCCGACTTTTGGATACGGCCGTCATTAAGCTCGAAGGAGGAACCGAGGAGGATTTGAAGGTACTGGACGAGAAGCCGGTCGAGATTCCGCCCAAGATCATCCCGGCGGCCGAGAAGCCGAAGGTGGAAGTTAAGAAGGAACCCCTGGACGATGGTATCAAGAAGGAAAAGATTACCATCAAGGAGGAAAAGGTCGATGATGGGGTCGCCAAAGTGGAGAAGGATAAAGATAAGGCTGGCGGAGTGATCGCTGACGGCGAGACCGCTGATAAGGAGGTTGAGGGCGAAGAAGATGGTGCAGAAAAGGACGGAGCAGAGAAAGAGTCATCGGAGAAGGAGGCTGAGAAGGAAACGGAGGGTACCGAGGATACTCAAAGGAAGAAGAGTCGTAGAAAAAGGAGTCGTTCCGATTCGGGATCCAGTTCGTCTTCTTCTTCGTCTTCTAGCTCTAGCGATTCTGAAGACGAAAAGGAGAAAGAAAAGAAAGATGATGAGGAGAGAGCGAAGCCGGGAGACAGCGAAGAAGCGCCAACGAGTCCTGTCCCTGCGGAAGAGGAACAGACAGCCGGTAGCAATGGCCATAAGAGTGGAGATGAAGACGAGCCATCTTCCGAAAAGAATGATAAGGAACCAGAGAATATGGAAACGGAAGATACTGCTGAAAAATCGCACGAGGAAGATAAGGAACAGCAGGAGGAAGATCGAGAAGACTCGGCTCGAGAAGACTCGGTTCGAGAAGATTCAGCTCGCGAAACTCGGATGGACGAGGATGAAAGTGATAAAACTGAGACCATCGATTTGGTTAAAGATGGAAACCAGTCAACGGCTCCTCGCTATTTGCACAGAACCAGCTCAATCTTCCTTCGAAACTTAGCACCTGCAATCACTAAAGCTGAGGTTGAGGCAATGTGCAAACGCTATCAAGGATTCCTTCGTGTGGCCATTGCTGATCCTTTGCTTGAACGCCGGTGGTTCCGCCGAGGTTGGGTTACCTTCCGACGAGACGTTAACATCAAGGAGATTTGCTGGAATCTCAACAATATTCGTTTGAGAGATTGCGAACTTGGGGCAATTGTTAATAAAGATTTGAGCAGACGTGTTCGTCCTATCAACGGTATCACTTGCCACAAAACTATTGTACGTAGTGACATTAAATTGTGTGCTAAAATTGCTCATAACTTGGATGAGAAGGCCGCACTCTGGAAAGAATCCGACGGACCGAGTGAAGACAACAATGGGGAATCCTTCGGACTACGCTCTAGGAATCCGGTTCTACAAAATATAACAGACTACCTCATCGAAGAGGCATCCGCTGAAGAAGACGAACTACTCGGATTAACCGATGCTGAAACTAAGAAAAACAACGACGGGGAGTTAGTGGAAAGAGACCCTCAACTGATCGAAGTTCTAGACAAGCTGATTATGTACCTTCGTATTGTCCACTCTGTTGACTTCTACAATCATTGTGAATATCCTTACGAAGATGAGATGCCCAACCGCTGCGGCATCATCCACGCTAGAGGTCCACCACCGCAAAACAAAGTTACTGTCAACGAAATCCAGGAATACATCCGCACCTTCGAAGGCAAGATGGGATCCTTCCTTGCTCGAGCCTCTGAGCTGGAGGAAGAAGAGATGAAAAAACTTGGCTCCAAGGACTCCGAAGCCGAGgttgaaaaattcattcaagCCAACTCGCAGGAACTGGCCAAAGACAAATGGCTTTGTCCTCTGTCCGGTAAAAAGTTCAAGGGTCCGGAATTCATCCGGAAGCACATCTTCAACAAGCATGGCGAAAAAGTGGACGAAGTTCGGAAGGAAGTTGAATACTTCAACAATTACCTGAAGGATCCGAAGCGACCACAGCTACCCGAACATCCGGGTAACACCGTCAAGAAATCTCCGGCAGAGATTTCTGCGCCAGCCGCTGGGTAAGCTAAGttagttttgtttcttctgcatttttttttcaaaaatttctatcGTTTTTAGATATCGCCCGTCATACGGAATGTCCCAGAGCTACGCCCAAATGTATGCTCCGTATTCAGGTCCCATGATGGCCCCTGCTGGTCGACCCAGACCAACCTTCGGAAGAGGTGGAAGGTAAGTTACTACGAATGCATTATACCGTACAGT
It includes:
- the LOC129746658 gene encoding serrate RNA effector molecule homolog isoform X4, giving the protein MGDSDDEYDRKRRDKFRGERSSGDSYARGADRSDRPRGGREDWPERGRPRQDYRDYRPPARDRGYSPGREGPPMKRMRGDWGDDRGGRFMGHDGYGMYGGGYGGHDPYGGVGGGGGGGMHPGGYGHHAAMHAREAQAAGDMQTQPCMMTLKQFLATQDDAISDSEAIQKYNDYKLEFKRQQLNEFFVAHKDEEWFKIKYHPEESLKRKEEQQGFLKHRCDVFVDLLDSGEITKISVDTSNSDALLRLLDTAVIKLEGGTEEDLKVLDEKPVEIPPKIIPAAEKPKVEVKKEPLDDGIKKEKITIKEEKVDDGVAKVEKDKDKAGGVIADGETADKEVEGEEDGAEKDGAEKESSEKEAEKETEGTEDTQRKKSRRKRSRSDSGSSSSSSSSSSSSDSEDEKEKEKKDDEERAKPGDSEEAPTSPVPAEEEQTAGSNGHKSGDEDEPSSEKNDKEPENMETEDTAEKSHEEDKEQQEEDREDSAREDSVREDSARETRMDEDESDKTETIDLVKDGNQSTAPRYLHRTSSIFLRNLAPAITKAEVEAMCKRYQGFLRVAIADPLLERRWFRRGWVTFRRDVNIKEICWNLNNIRLRDCELGAIVNKDLSRRVRPINGITCHKTIVRSDIKLCAKIAHNLDEKAALWKESDGPSEDNNGESFGLRSRNPVLQNITDYLIEEASAEEDELLGLTDAETKKNNDGELVERDPQLIEVLDKLIMYLRIVHSVDFYNHCEYPYEDEMPNRCGIIHARGPPPQNKVTVNEIQEYIRTFEGKMGSFLARASELEEEEMKKLGSKDSEAEVEKFIQANSQELAKDKWLCPLSGKKFKGPEFIRKHIFNKHGEKVDEVRKEVEYFNNYLKDPKRPQLPEHPGNTVKKSPAEISAPAAGYRPSYGMSQSYAQMYAPYSGPMMAPAGRPRPTFGRGGRMAPEYRPVIHYRDLDAPREPDEFI
- the LOC129746658 gene encoding serrate RNA effector molecule homolog isoform X2: MGDSDDEYDRKRRDKFRGERSSGDSYARGADRSDRPRGGREDWPERGRPRQDYRDYRPPARDRGYSPGREGPPMKRMRGDWGDDRGGRFMGHDGYGMYGGGYGGHDPYGGVGGGGGGGMHPGGYGHHAAMHAREAQAAGDMQTQPCMMTLKQFLATQDDAISDSEAIQKYNDYKLEFKRQQLNEFFVAHKDEEWFKIKYHPEESLKRKEEQQGFLKHRCDVFVDLLDSGEITKISVDTSNSDALLRLLDTAVIKLEGGTEEDLKVLDEKPVEIPPKIIPAAEKPKVEVKKEPLDDGIKKEKITIKEEKVDDGVAKVEKDKDKAGGVIADGETADKEVEGEEDGAEKDGAEKESSEKEAEKETEGTEDTQRKKSRRKRSRSDSGSSSSSSSSSSSSDSEDEKEKEKKDDEERAKPGDSEEAPTSPVPAEEEQTAGSNGHKSGDEDEPSSEKNDKEPENMETEDTAEKSHEEDKEQQEEDREDSAREDSVREDSARETRMDEDESDKTETIDLVKDGNQSTAPRYLHRTSSIFLRNLAPAITKAEVEAMCKRYQGFLRVAIADPLLERRWFRRGWVTFRRDVNIKEICWNLNNIRLRDCELGAIVNKDLSRRVRPINGITCHKTIVRSDIKLCAKIAHNLDEKAALWKESDGPSEDNNGESFGLRSRNPVLQNITDYLIEEASAEEDELLGLTDAETKKNNDGELVERDPQLIEVLDKLIMYLRIVHSVDFYNHCEYPYEDEMPNRCGIIHARGPPPQNKVTVNEIQEYIRTFEGKMGSFLARASELEEEEMKKLGSKDSEAEVEKFIQANSQELAKDKWLCPLSGKKFKGPEFIRKHIFNKHGEKVDEVRKEVEYFNNYLKDPKRPQLPEHPGNTVKKSPAEISAPAAGYRPSYGMSQSYAQMYAPYSGPMMAPAGRPRPTFGRGGRPFIPIRGRLNMSRMAPEYRPVIHYRDLDAPREPDEFI
- the LOC129746658 gene encoding serrate RNA effector molecule homolog isoform X1 translates to MGDSDDEYDRKRRDKFRGERSSGDSYARGADRSDRPRGGREDWPERGRPRQDYRDYRPPARDRGYSPGREGPPMKRMRGDWGDDRGGRFMGHDGYGMYGGGYGGHDPYGGVGGGGGGGMHPGGYGHHAAMHAREAQAAGDMQTQPCMMTLKQFLATQDDAISDSEAIQKYNDYKLEFKRQQLNEFFVAHKDEEWFKIKYHPEESLKRKEEQQGFLKHRCDVFVDLLDSGEITKISVDTSNSDALLRLLDTAVIKLEGGTEEDLKVLDEKPVEIPPKIIPAAEKPKVEVKKEPLDDGIKKEKITIKEEKVDDGVAKVEKDKDKAGGVIADGETADKEVEGEEDGAEKDGAEKESSEKEAEKETEGTEDTQRKKSRRKRSRSDSGSSSSSSSSSSSSDSEDEKEKEKKDDEERAKPGDSEEAPTSPVPAEEEQTAGSNGHKSGDEDEPSSEKNDKEPENMETEDTAEKSHEEDKEQQEEDREDSAREDSVREDSARETRMDEDESDKTETIDLVKDGNQSTAPRYLHRTSSIFLRNLAPAITKAEVEAMCKRYQGFLRVAIADPLLERRWFRRGWVTFRRDVNIKEICWNLNNIRLRDCELGAIVNKDLSRRVRPINGITCHKTIVRSDIKLCAKIAHNLDEKAALWKESDGPSEDNNGESFGLRSRNPVLQNITDYLIEEASAEEDELLGLTDAETKKNNDGELVERDPQLIEVLDKLIMYLRIVHSVDFYNHCEYPYEDEMPNRCGIIHARGPPPQNKVTVNEIQEYIRTFEGKMGSFLARASELEEEEMKKLGSKDSEAEVEKFIQANSQELAKDKWLCPLSGKKFKGPEFIRKHIFNKHGEKVDEVRKEVEYFNNYLKDPKRPQLPEHPGNTVKKSPAEISAPAAGYRPSYGMSQSYAQMYAPYSGPMMAPAGRPRPTFGRGGRPFIPIRGRLNMSRDPMADVRRPIVAYSDLDMPNFNDSFL
- the LOC129746658 gene encoding serrate RNA effector molecule homolog isoform X3; translation: MGDSDDEYDRKRRDKFRGERSSGDSYARGADRSDRPRGGREDWPERGRPRQDYRDYRPPARDRGYSPGREGPPMKRMRGDWGDDRGGRFMGHDGYGMYGGGYGGHDPYGGVGGGGGGGMHPGGYGHHAAMHAREAQAAGDMQTQPCMMTLKQFLATQDDAISDSEAIQKYNDYKLEFKRQQLNEFFVAHKDEEWFKIKYHPEESLKRKEEQQGFLKHRCDVFVDLLDSGEITKISVDTSNSDALLRLLDTAVIKLEGGTEEDLKVLDEKPVEIPPKIIPAAEKPKVEVKKEPLDDGIKKEKITIKEEKVDDGVAKVEKDKDKAGGVIADGETADKEVEGEEDGAEKDGAEKESSEKEAEKETEGTEDTQRKKSRRKRSRSDSGSSSSSSSSSSSSDSEDEKEKEKKDDEERAKPGDSEEAPTSPVPAEEEQTAGSNGHKSGDEDEPSSEKNDKEPENMETEDTAEKSHEEDKEQQEEDREDSAREDSVREDSARETRMDEDESDKTETIDLVKDGNQSTAPRYLHRTSSIFLRNLAPAITKAEVEAMCKRYQGFLRVAIADPLLERRWFRRGWVTFRRDVNIKEICWNLNNIRLRDCELGAIVNKDLSRRVRPINGITCHKTIVRSDIKLCAKIAHNLDEKAALWKESDGPSEDNNGESFGLRSRNPVLQNITDYLIEEASAEEDELLGLTDAETKKNNDGELVERDPQLIEVLDKLIMYLRIVHSVDFYNHCEYPYEDEMPNRCGIIHARGPPPQNKVTVNEIQEYIRTFEGKMGSFLARASELEEEEMKKLGSKDSEAEVEKFIQANSQELAKDKWLCPLSGKKFKGPEFIRKHIFNKHGEKVDEVRKEVEYFNNYLKDPKRPQLPEHPGNTVKKSPAEISAPAAGYRPSYGMSQSYAQMYAPYSGPMMAPAGRPRPTFGRGGRDPMADVRRPIVAYSDLDMPNFNDSFL
- the LOC129746658 gene encoding serrate RNA effector molecule homolog isoform X5, with product MNCVRKRERFKIKYHPEESLKRKEEQQGFLKHRCDVFVDLLDSGEITKISVDTSNSDALLRLLDTAVIKLEGGTEEDLKVLDEKPVEIPPKIIPAAEKPKVEVKKEPLDDGIKKEKITIKEEKVDDGVAKVEKDKDKAGGVIADGETADKEVEGEEDGAEKDGAEKESSEKEAEKETEGTEDTQRKKSRRKRSRSDSGSSSSSSSSSSSSDSEDEKEKEKKDDEERAKPGDSEEAPTSPVPAEEEQTAGSNGHKSGDEDEPSSEKNDKEPENMETEDTAEKSHEEDKEQQEEDREDSAREDSVREDSARETRMDEDESDKTETIDLVKDGNQSTAPRYLHRTSSIFLRNLAPAITKAEVEAMCKRYQGFLRVAIADPLLERRWFRRGWVTFRRDVNIKEICWNLNNIRLRDCELGAIVNKDLSRRVRPINGITCHKTIVRSDIKLCAKIAHNLDEKAALWKESDGPSEDNNGESFGLRSRNPVLQNITDYLIEEASAEEDELLGLTDAETKKNNDGELVERDPQLIEVLDKLIMYLRIVHSVDFYNHCEYPYEDEMPNRCGIIHARGPPPQNKVTVNEIQEYIRTFEGKMGSFLARASELEEEEMKKLGSKDSEAEVEKFIQANSQELAKDKWLCPLSGKKFKGPEFIRKHIFNKHGEKVDEVRKEVEYFNNYLKDPKRPQLPEHPGNTVKKSPAEISAPAAGYRPSYGMSQSYAQMYAPYSGPMMAPAGRPRPTFGRGGRPFIPIRGRLNMSRDPMADVRRPIVAYSDLDMPNFNDSFL